A region from the Desulfoglaeba alkanexedens ALDC genome encodes:
- a CDS encoding glycine cleavage system protein R, giving the protein MSKVVISVIGSDRPGIVAAVSQVLFQNRCNIEDVSQTILQAEFAGIFIASIPSDLVLETLLAELRRRLDPMGLSVIAKTVKAQKAWAPPPGEPFVITTIGPDRLGLVAGITEIMARFDVNITYLKAAFRGGDDPHRNIMIYEVDIPATIDQSAFRQALRRRAEDLGLELSLQHRDIFEAIHRV; this is encoded by the coding sequence ATGAGCAAGGTCGTCATTTCCGTCATCGGCTCTGATCGCCCGGGTATCGTTGCCGCCGTCTCCCAGGTGCTCTTCCAGAACCGCTGTAACATCGAAGACGTGAGTCAGACCATCCTTCAAGCCGAATTCGCCGGCATTTTCATTGCCTCGATACCCTCGGATCTGGTTTTGGAGACCCTCTTGGCCGAGCTGCGCCGCCGTCTGGATCCCATGGGCCTCTCCGTGATCGCCAAGACGGTGAAAGCACAGAAAGCTTGGGCCCCGCCGCCCGGCGAACCGTTCGTCATCACCACCATCGGCCCGGACCGCCTGGGCCTGGTGGCCGGGATCACCGAAATCATGGCGCGATTCGACGTGAACATCACGTACCTCAAGGCGGCCTTCCGCGGGGGAGACGATCCGCACCGAAACATCATGATTTACGAAGTGGACATTCCCGCAACCATTGACCAGAGCGCCTTCCGGCAGGCGCTCCGCCGCCGCGCCGAAGACCTGGGGCTCGAACTGAGTCTTCAACACCGGGACATCTTCGAAGCCATTCACCGGGTATGA
- a CDS encoding PFL family protein: MLTDREVLSTLEMLKSEHLDVRTVTLGISLFDCVSDDSGRFREKAAAKIHRLARDLVPVCNEVGDRYGIPVVNKRIAVSPISNVASSFAAKELVEAARTLDAAARDVHVDFIGGFSALVEKGFTHGDLTLIEAIPEALAATERVCSSVNVASTRAGINMDAVYLMGQTIRQAAELTAEADGIACAKLCVFANIPSDIPFMAGAYLGVGEPEAVINVGVSGPGVVKKAIDRALSANPGQDLGKLSEIIKRTAFKVTRVGELIGREVAHRLGVPFGVVDLSLAPTPNVGDSVGEIFQSLGLKSIGVPGSTALLALLNDAVKKGGAFASSYVGGLSGAFIPVSEDLNISEAARRGFLSLEKLEAMTSVCSVGLDMVALPGDITAETLAAIIADEMAIGVINRKTTATRLIPVPGKRAGDKAFFGGLLGEATIVAVPSNGASSGFIRLGGRIPAPIHSLNN, from the coding sequence ATGCTCACCGACCGTGAAGTCCTTTCAACGCTTGAGATGCTCAAGAGCGAACACCTGGATGTCCGAACGGTGACGCTCGGCATCAGCCTCTTCGACTGCGTCTCCGACGATTCCGGGCGCTTCCGTGAAAAGGCCGCTGCCAAGATCCACAGGCTGGCCCGAGACCTGGTGCCGGTCTGCAACGAAGTCGGAGACAGGTACGGGATTCCGGTGGTGAACAAGCGCATCGCCGTAAGCCCCATATCCAACGTGGCGTCGTCTTTCGCCGCAAAGGAACTGGTGGAAGCGGCCCGGACGCTGGATGCGGCGGCCAGGGACGTCCACGTGGATTTCATCGGAGGCTTCAGCGCCCTGGTGGAAAAGGGATTCACCCACGGGGACCTCACCCTGATCGAAGCCATCCCTGAGGCGCTCGCCGCCACCGAGCGGGTCTGCTCTTCGGTGAACGTGGCGTCGACCCGGGCCGGCATCAACATGGACGCGGTCTATCTCATGGGCCAGACCATCAGGCAGGCGGCGGAACTCACCGCCGAAGCGGACGGCATCGCCTGTGCCAAACTCTGCGTTTTCGCCAATATTCCTTCGGACATTCCCTTCATGGCGGGAGCCTACCTGGGCGTGGGCGAACCGGAGGCGGTCATCAACGTGGGGGTGAGCGGCCCCGGCGTGGTTAAGAAGGCCATTGACCGGGCGCTTTCAGCCAACCCCGGGCAGGACCTGGGAAAACTCTCGGAAATCATCAAGCGGACGGCTTTCAAGGTGACGCGGGTGGGCGAGCTCATCGGCCGGGAAGTGGCCCATCGCCTGGGGGTGCCTTTCGGAGTGGTGGACCTGTCGTTGGCCCCGACCCCCAACGTGGGCGACAGCGTGGGGGAAATCTTCCAGAGCCTGGGGCTCAAGAGTATCGGCGTTCCCGGATCGACCGCGCTCCTGGCACTCCTGAACGACGCGGTCAAGAAAGGCGGCGCTTTCGCCAGTTCCTACGTGGGCGGCCTCAGCGGGGCGTTCATCCCCGTGAGCGAAGACCTGAACATCTCTGAAGCGGCACGCCGGGGCTTCCTGTCTCTCGAGAAACTGGAAGCCATGACCAGCGTCTGTTCAGTCGGCCTGGACATGGTCGCCCTCCCCGGCGATATCACCGCGGAAACCCTCGCGGCCATCATCGCGGACGAGATGGCCATCGGCGTCATCAACCGCAAAACCACCGCCACCCGGCTCATACCGGTTCCCGGGAAGCGGGCGGGCGACAAGGCCTTCTTCGGAGGACTGTTGGGCGAAGCCACCATCGTCGCCGTGCCCAGCAACGGAGCCTCCAGCGGGTTCATCCGGCTGGGGGGCCGTATCCCCGCACCCATTCACAGCCTCAACAATTGA
- a CDS encoding ComEA family DNA-binding protein has product MSSAEISRIEVGALLILAGILALIAAEWLESQGRPVETPVTVTALSGDVERPGVRVFRGEGVSVGDVLESAEVDGAFLEALPGGFLERVLSDGWGLRLKETPSGLRSVHLEPLGARARLLLGGKLDLNRASEEDLQWIPKMKEEWAAAIVGRRRERPWGRVEDLEEIHGIGPRTASAFRNFLEVGEGG; this is encoded by the coding sequence GTGTCTTCCGCGGAGATTTCGCGAATCGAGGTCGGTGCCTTGCTGATCCTTGCGGGGATCCTGGCCTTGATCGCGGCCGAGTGGCTGGAGTCCCAAGGCCGCCCTGTGGAGACTCCCGTGACGGTGACGGCCCTTTCGGGCGATGTGGAACGCCCCGGGGTCAGGGTATTTCGCGGGGAGGGGGTTTCGGTGGGAGACGTGTTGGAGAGCGCGGAAGTCGATGGAGCTTTCCTGGAGGCCTTGCCCGGGGGCTTCTTGGAGCGGGTGTTGAGCGATGGGTGGGGTCTGCGACTGAAAGAAACCCCCTCCGGTCTCCGGTCGGTCCATTTGGAACCTCTGGGTGCCCGGGCACGGCTGCTCCTGGGCGGAAAACTCGACCTCAACCGCGCTTCCGAAGAAGACCTCCAGTGGATTCCGAAGATGAAAGAGGAATGGGCGGCGGCCATTGTCGGCAGGCGCCGGGAGAGGCCTTGGGGCCGTGTGGAGGATCTTGAGGAGATCCATGGGATCGGGCCTCGGACGGCTTCCGCCTTTCGAAATTTTCTCGAAGTGGGCGAGGGGGGTTGA
- the cimA gene encoding citramalate synthase encodes MQEVKIYDTTLRDGTQAEDFNLSLSDKIRIALKLDEFGIHYIEGGWPGSNPKDRGFFEEIRNYQFKQAQIAAFGATHHPMKTPVNDANLKELLKAQTPVVTIFGKSWTVHVKDALHTTLERNLEIIRDSLAYLRPQAKTLFYDAEHFFDGFRADRDYALATLEKAVEGGAECLVLCDTNGGNLPGAIREIMAVVKERFPGMPLGIHAHNDADLAVANSLAAVEMGAVQVQGTFNGVGERCGNANLCSIIANLCLKMNVPCVPPEKLQKLRETSRFILELANVPPNRYQPYVGRSAFAHKGGVHISAVERNPRTYEHIDPSLVGNRRRFLVSDLSGRATIKRKAEEFGINLSSSDPVALEVLNEIKQMEHEGFQFEAAEASLELLINKAMGSSKRYFELIGFRVVDQKLSEDDEPVSEATIRVRVGGQVEHTAALGLGPVNALDNALRKALEKFYPELREMELSDYKVRVLPGRDGTASRVRVLIESHDPRGHWGTVGVSHDILEASWQALVDSVNYKMYKDEKGLNGES; translated from the coding sequence ATGCAGGAAGTCAAAATCTACGACACGACGCTGCGTGATGGAACGCAGGCGGAGGATTTCAATCTTTCCCTTTCCGACAAGATCCGGATAGCGTTGAAGCTTGACGAGTTCGGGATTCATTACATTGAAGGGGGGTGGCCCGGATCGAATCCCAAGGACCGGGGATTTTTTGAAGAGATACGGAACTACCAGTTCAAGCAGGCGCAAATCGCCGCTTTCGGGGCCACCCATCATCCGATGAAGACGCCTGTCAACGATGCCAACCTGAAGGAACTTCTGAAAGCCCAGACCCCCGTGGTGACGATCTTCGGAAAGAGCTGGACCGTTCACGTGAAGGATGCGCTGCACACCACCTTGGAGCGGAACCTGGAGATCATTCGGGACAGTCTCGCGTACCTGCGGCCTCAAGCGAAGACGCTCTTCTACGATGCGGAACACTTCTTCGACGGCTTTCGCGCCGACCGCGATTACGCCCTGGCTACTCTGGAGAAGGCGGTGGAAGGCGGGGCGGAATGCCTCGTCCTGTGCGATACCAACGGAGGAAACCTCCCCGGCGCCATCCGCGAGATCATGGCGGTGGTCAAGGAACGATTTCCGGGGATGCCGCTGGGTATCCACGCTCACAACGATGCGGACCTGGCCGTGGCCAATTCGCTCGCCGCCGTCGAGATGGGGGCCGTCCAGGTGCAGGGTACCTTCAACGGAGTAGGGGAGCGGTGCGGGAACGCCAACCTGTGTTCCATCATCGCCAACCTTTGCCTGAAGATGAACGTGCCCTGTGTTCCTCCGGAGAAACTGCAAAAACTGCGGGAAACGAGCCGTTTTATCCTGGAACTGGCCAACGTTCCGCCCAACCGTTACCAGCCCTACGTGGGCCGCAGCGCCTTCGCTCACAAGGGCGGGGTGCACATCAGTGCGGTGGAGCGGAATCCCCGGACGTACGAACACATCGATCCTTCGCTGGTTGGCAACCGACGTCGGTTCCTGGTTTCGGACCTCTCTGGGCGGGCGACCATCAAGCGCAAGGCCGAGGAGTTCGGCATCAACCTGTCGTCGTCGGATCCCGTGGCCTTGGAAGTGCTCAATGAAATCAAGCAGATGGAACACGAAGGGTTCCAGTTTGAAGCGGCGGAAGCGAGCTTGGAGCTGCTCATCAACAAGGCCATGGGCAGCAGCAAGCGATATTTTGAGCTCATCGGTTTTCGGGTGGTGGATCAGAAATTGAGTGAAGATGACGAGCCGGTTTCGGAGGCGACCATCCGGGTTCGGGTGGGCGGGCAGGTGGAGCATACGGCGGCGCTCGGCCTCGGGCCCGTAAACGCTCTCGATAACGCGCTCCGGAAGGCCTTGGAGAAGTTTTATCCTGAGCTTCGCGAAATGGAACTGAGCGACTACAAGGTACGGGTCCTGCCCGGCCGTGACGGGACGGCCTCGCGGGTCCGGGTGCTCATCGAATCCCACGACCCCAGGGGCCACTGGGGGACGGTGGGAGTGTCTCACGACATCCTGGAAGCGAGCTGGCAGGCTCTGGTCGACAGCGTGAACTACAAGATGTACAAGGACGAAAAGGGCCTGAACGGGGAGTCCTAG
- a CDS encoding HD-GYP domain-containing protein translates to MREGPLLNLRQASSRPFNGNLGEAARGYIPVKVAHLWPGIRLPCEFHLPILVKGEAVPKFVKVFDRGQFYSEQWWETLRVRQVTVLYVEEADYHELTAYMEEFVENRLDSSEMSGEEKSGMLYGQAELLVSRIFSQPHDLETLQDVSRWTEQAARHLQRDSVTARMLYAVFSKDYQTYTHSVQVCLLGMAFAAYLGWDETETAELGKGGLLHDIGKIWIDDRILLKPASLTAQEFEKIKEHPKLGHDQLQGLAEVTESVLEIVLRHHESMDGNGYPEGLSGESIHPYARVAHIVDCFDALTTRRPYKSAISPFKALKLMQDQMMASFDAKFLYKFVQFLGS, encoded by the coding sequence GTGCGAGAAGGACCGTTGCTCAACCTGAGGCAGGCGTCGTCACGTCCCTTCAACGGAAACCTTGGTGAAGCGGCAAGGGGCTATATTCCTGTCAAGGTCGCGCACCTGTGGCCGGGGATCCGTCTTCCCTGTGAATTCCACCTGCCGATCCTGGTCAAGGGTGAAGCGGTTCCGAAGTTCGTCAAGGTGTTCGACCGCGGGCAGTTCTATTCCGAGCAATGGTGGGAAACGCTGCGTGTGCGGCAGGTTACCGTTCTTTACGTGGAGGAAGCGGACTACCACGAACTCACTGCGTACATGGAAGAGTTCGTGGAGAATCGGCTCGATTCATCGGAGATGAGCGGTGAAGAAAAGAGCGGGATGCTCTACGGCCAGGCGGAACTCCTGGTGAGCCGGATCTTTTCTCAACCACACGACTTGGAAACGCTTCAGGACGTTTCCCGCTGGACGGAACAGGCGGCACGGCACCTGCAGCGCGATTCCGTGACGGCGAGAATGCTTTATGCGGTTTTCTCAAAGGATTACCAGACCTACACCCATTCCGTCCAGGTCTGCCTGCTCGGCATGGCCTTCGCCGCGTACTTGGGCTGGGACGAAACGGAAACCGCCGAGCTCGGTAAGGGCGGGCTCCTCCACGATATCGGAAAGATCTGGATCGACGACCGCATTCTCCTGAAGCCTGCGTCGCTTACCGCCCAGGAATTTGAAAAGATCAAGGAACATCCCAAGCTGGGCCATGACCAGCTGCAGGGGCTGGCGGAGGTCACGGAATCGGTCCTGGAAATCGTGCTGCGGCATCACGAATCTATGGACGGCAACGGCTATCCGGAGGGGCTCAGCGGGGAAAGCATCCACCCATACGCCCGGGTCGCCCATATCGTGGACTGCTTCGACGCCCTCACCACGCGCCGCCCGTACAAAAGCGCCATCTCTCCCTTCAAGGCCCTCAAGCTCATGCAGGACCAGATGATGGCCTCCTTCGACGCAAAATTTCTTTACAAATTCGTGCAGTTTCTGGGATCATAA